Genomic window (Sulfurimonas sp.):
TATTATTGATATAAAAGAAGGTAAGAGAATTGCTTTAGAAATAGGTTATCCCATTATAATTAAAGCAGCATTTGGTGGTGGTGGAAGGGGTATGAGAATTGTTCATTTTGCTAATGATTTTTCTAAAATGTTTGAATCTGCTACTAATGAGTCTATAAAATATTTTGGTAAAGGGGATGTTTTTATAGAAAAATATGTTCAAAACCCTAGACATATAGAGATACAAGTTATTGCCGATCAATATGGAAATGTAGTTCATTTAGGTGAAAGAGACTGCTCTATTCAACGACGACATCAAAAAGTAATAGAGATAACACCTTCCCCGCTATTAAATGATAAAGTTAGACAAAGTCTTTGTGATATTTCTGTTAATGCTATGAAAGAACTTGGGTATGAGAGTGTAGGAACTGTTGAATTTTTAGTTGATGAAAAAGATAATGCATACTTTATAGAGATGAATACGAGAGTGCAAGTTGAACATCCCGTGACAGAGATAGTGACTGGTGTTGATATTATCCAAAGAATGATAGAGATAGCTTCTGGGGATAAATTAAAATATAAACAAAGCGAAATACAATTTAGAGGGTACGCTATAGAATTTAGAATCAATTCTGAAGATCCTCAAAATAATTTTATGCCTACATCTGGAGTGGTAAAAAAATATTTAACACCGGGTGGTCCTGGAGTAAGGCTTGATACTAGTTTGTATTCAGGATATGAATTACCGACATGCTATGATTCAATGCTTGGAAAGTTGATTGTTTGGGCGCTTGACTGGAAAGGTGCAGTTCAAAAAGCTAGACGAGCATTGGATGAGTTCCACATAGAAGGGTTCAAAACAAATATACAACTCCATAGAGAGATTGCGAAAGATGAAAGTTTTAAAAATGGAAAATTCGATACGGGATATTTAGACATGAATATGAATAAGTTTGATTTAGGGGCAAAAAGCTCTATCGCAAATGAAGAGGAGAAATCTCTTGAATTAAAAAATTTAATTAAGAAAATAAAAGAAAATAATTTAGTATCACTTAAAAATAAATTTATTCTTTATTAAGTTATCTTTTTTAAGCATCTATCTCCTTTCAATAACTTGAAAAAAGACTTTTTAGGCAGCTTTCATACTGCCTATTTTAACTCCGCTCATGACACTACAAATGCTATAGACTAATACAACTAATACAGTTAATTACTTATTTTTGCTATAATTTTTTATGCATAAAAATACACTGCAAAAAAACACTAAAATTGCTAATAGTATAATGTACTATATTTACACTCATATAGATGTAGATATTGATATAAATGAGTTAAGTAAAAATCTTAATATTAGTAAATTTCATATGCATAAAGTTTTTAAAAATATATTTGGAAAAAATATTTATGAGAGTATAAAATCTATAAGACTTCAAAAAGCAGCTAGTTTGCTTTTAACGAATAAATATTCAACTATTTCGGAAGTGGCAAACTTATGCGGATATAGTTCCCATTCTTCATTTATAAAAGCTTTTAGAAACAAGTTTGAATCTTCTCCAAAAGAGTGGAGAAATGGAGCATATAAAAAATACTCGAATTCAATCTTACAAGATTCTAATATATCTACAGAAACTAGTATTGATTTTTCAAATATTATAGCTACTATTGTTGATATGCCAGAAATGAAAAGTTATTATATACGAAATAATAGCTATATAAATAATGTTAAAGAGACTTGGCAGAAACTATATACGCTGATTTTAAACAATAAAGTAAAAAAGTATCAAATGATAGCTTTATTGCATGAAAATCCGACTATAACTGATTTAAATAACTATCAATATATAGCTTGTATCAAAACAGACGAAAAAGAAGATATATTAACACAACGATTACCCAAATTCAAAATATCAAATGGTGTATACGCAAAATTTGATTTACAAGGTAAGGGTGAAGATATACTAAGATTTATACAATGGGTATATCACGATTGGCTAGTTAATAGTGAGTATGAGACAACAACAAAGCCTTCATATATTATTTATCACAAGAATAATTATCTAAATAATGAAAATTTATTTGATATTAGTTATTATATATCAATTAAATTTTAATAAATCTTTATTCTTTGTGATAAAGGATTTAAAGTACATAAAACTACGATATATTGGTAGCTAAAAAGAATGGCAAAAAGTTAGGAATTCAGAGATATAAATCCAAACAATACTACAAGTCTGAGTTAAAAAATAAATTTGCGACATATTATCATTGGGATGATGAGTAATGTCTTCAACAAGCTATTTGGGTTGCCAAGAAGAATGAATTTGACTTGAAATCAGTTCAAGGGTGGTCAGAGAAAGAAAAATATTTAGAAAAGTTTAAAATATTTAAAAATGCTCTGTTATAAAACAAGTAACTTTAATTTTTAGGGGCTAAAAAATAAATATTATCTCATTAGTTCCTTAAATAAGATACCTTCAATTCCATGATAGTCCACTATTTTTTTTATATAATCCCCTTATAGGCGATATTTACAAAGATTTTTCATAATAAATTCTTATAGGAGCATTTACAATTTTATTGAAAAATTGGTCGCAAATTTGTCACACTGTAATACAAAATAAATTACTTAAATTTCATCTTTTGACTCACTATATCTAAGTAAAAATCTAAATAAACTAACTTACCCATATATTTAATATTTTATTTAGCTATACTGTCATCAATAAAAGATGATTTAAGTTACATATTTAGTCTGCTTTGCATTGATGACTCCAAGTTATACAGTATGATTCACCTAACAGAAAAGCTTCATATTAGATTTTAAACTACCTCAGAAATGTGGTATATTCAAACACAAAGGAATTACAATGGGAACATTAGTAAATGGTACAATTAAATGGTTTAACGAAGATAAAGGTTTCGGATTTATCGAACAAGAAGATGGTGGAAAAGATATATTCGTACATTTCCGTCAAGTTAACAACTCAAGTCATGGACGCGTTTCACTAAATGAAGGTCAAAAAGTAACTTTCGAAATTGGTGAAGGCGAAAAAGGCCCTCAAGCAGAAAACGTTACAGGTCTGTAATCTTTATATGAGCGGTTTATCCGCTCATACTGTTCTAAATCTATATATTTTAAACTTATAGTATTTAAAGTTTTACTTTTCTATATTACTTCTATCTTCATCTGATGTTTCATCATTTTTTTGAGCTAACTTTTTCTTACGCTTTTCTTCTTTTTTTTTCTCTTTTTCTAGCTCGCGTGTATGTTTTGCATAACTATAGTTTGTTTTAGCCATTAGTAGTCCTAACCTTGTTGTTTTTTCAGTTTTTTGTCATTACGCTTTTCTTTTAAGGTTTTTGCTGGTGCTTTTTTAACTGATTTTTGAGAGTCTTTACCTTTTGCCATAATCTATTCCTTTGATTTAAATTTGTAAATCGTGTATTCTTCTTCATATTTTATACAATTAAAGCTTAAAATTAGCGATTACATAAAAATTTAGTTCAACTTCTCCCAAGCTTCATCAATATTTGTAGCATTTTGAGTAACAAAAAGATAGACAGCGGCATTTAGTTTTGCTAGTTTTAAATACTCATCAGATGGATTATTTAACTGATTTAGAGAGTCTTCAAGTGAAATAGTATCCCAAGATTTTGTGTAGTTGATGCCAAAGTGTTCAGGGTCAACTATAAACTCTTCAAGTTCTTCGCCTTGACAAACCCAAAGTCTTCCTTTACTAAAGAGTTCCGGTGTTCCTTCATTTCCTTGAATAAGAGCAAATCTTTTGTAACGGTCTGAAAAGATTTCTACATATTTTTTTACATAAGGTTTATGAAAAACACCTGTAATTGCGTACTCACTATTTGCAACACGAGGAAGTTTTTCTATGGTATTAAATCCTGTACGAAGTCCTAGTTTCATGCGAAGATCAGTTAAATCACTTAGTTTCGCAAAGAAATCTTTTCTGTCAAAATAGTGTGCATTTGAACTTAACTCGATTTTAGAGCATATATCTTTAATAGTTATACCCCCCTTTGCTGGAGTTAAATCATCTCCTATTAAAACTAAGTTTAAACTAGAGTCTTGTAAAACTTTTGCAACAAGAGGAAATATATAAGGATTTTTTGCTTTGCCGTCAAAAGGATAA
Coding sequences:
- a CDS encoding acetyl-CoA carboxylase biotin carboxylase subunit translates to MKRISKVLVANRGEIALRIIRACKELEIKSVVIFSEDDVNGIWVPRADECYPILGNPVDAYLKYDRIIDLAKKSNCDAIHPGYGFLSESAEFAQACIDNDLIFIGPKPKHIELFGDKMASKVAMKKINVPVLEGTNSPIIDIKEGKRIALEIGYPIIIKAAFGGGGRGMRIVHFANDFSKMFESATNESIKYFGKGDVFIEKYVQNPRHIEIQVIADQYGNVVHLGERDCSIQRRHQKVIEITPSPLLNDKVRQSLCDISVNAMKELGYESVGTVEFLVDEKDNAYFIEMNTRVQVEHPVTEIVTGVDIIQRMIEIASGDKLKYKQSEIQFRGYAIEFRINSEDPQNNFMPTSGVVKKYLTPGGPGVRLDTSLYSGYELPTCYDSMLGKLIVWALDWKGAVQKARRALDEFHIEGFKTNIQLHREIAKDESFKNGKFDTGYLDMNMNKFDLGAKSSIANEEEKSLELKNLIKKIKENNLVSLKNKFILY
- a CDS encoding AraC family transcriptional regulator encodes the protein MHKNTLQKNTKIANSIMYYIYTHIDVDIDINELSKNLNISKFHMHKVFKNIFGKNIYESIKSIRLQKAASLLLTNKYSTISEVANLCGYSSHSSFIKAFRNKFESSPKEWRNGAYKKYSNSILQDSNISTETSIDFSNIIATIVDMPEMKSYYIRNNSYINNVKETWQKLYTLILNNKVKKYQMIALLHENPTITDLNNYQYIACIKTDEKEDILTQRLPKFKISNGVYAKFDLQGKGEDILRFIQWVYHDWLVNSEYETTTKPSYIIYHKNNYLNNENLFDISYYISIKF
- a CDS encoding cold-shock protein → MGTLVNGTIKWFNEDKGFGFIEQEDGGKDIFVHFRQVNNSSHGRVSLNEGQKVTFEIGEGEKGPQAENVTGL
- a CDS encoding glycosyl transferase; this translates as MDFFKYIHAVGTGPKGNRDLSFEESKDMMQQILNQSIPSEQAAAFLLGWRLKPETVEEFRGAIDACDGFIQKTTIANSLELGYPFDGKAKNPYIFPLVAKVLQDSSLNLVLIGDDLTPAKGGITIKDICSKIELSSNAHYFDRKDFFAKLSDLTDLRMKLGLRTGFNTIEKLPRVANSEYAITGVFHKPYVKKYVEIFSDRYKRFALIQGNEGTPELFSKGRLWVCQGEELEEFIVDPEHFGINYTKSWDTISLEDSLNQLNNPSDEYLKLAKLNAAVYLFVTQNATNIDEAWEKLN